One Citrus sinensis cultivar Valencia sweet orange chromosome 5, DVS_A1.0, whole genome shotgun sequence genomic window, AGTAAATCCCTGGCGCCCTGTCCAGTCAATCGCTCCAATAGAACTGTACCGAAAGTATAAACATCATACTTTTCATTGATAACAAGTGTTTCATTGAAAACATATATCTTCTTGTAGTCAGGTGCACATAATTCCCATATTCCCATCCCACGATGAGTAACGTGGGTTTTACCTTCGGGAATGGATATGGATagtgaaaaatcaaacaattttgcAACATTTTCTTCATTGAACAAGATGCGTGATGGGATGAAATGTCTAAAAACGATGGGTCTGGGGAATCCAACATGAAGATAAGCAAGTGCATGAGCAATATCAATCGCCATCTTTAACCTATGTTTCAATCGTAATGGTTCAAATTGAGGTCGAAGTTGAGGATCGCGGTAGTTACAAATACGCTCAGGAAGAGTTCTGTACTCTCCATATTCAAAAACTAGAATGGGAATTGGAGTCTCTAAGCAGCATCCAATTAGCTTTAAAATATGCTTGTGATCTATTTGTGCTGCATATACTATGTTATTAATACTGTACTTATAAACGCTATCAGGAAGGGATTCATCAAACTTCATAACAGAAATTAGCCGCTCCTGCCAAAAGCCCATGTACAATTTAGTTATGTAAAAGTCGCATTGTTTTATAACTTTTCTCTCGTCATAGTTGTTAGTTGCAATCTCGAGTTCTTTAGCAGAAAAGATACGATAAGGATTATATTTACCATGAGAAGACGCTATCAACTCTTTTAGTACTGTCGCGCCATTCCTCACCATCAATGTTCTTTTATCAGCCCTGTCCTTGAATTTTCTCAGAATTGAACCCATCTACAAGTAGAAACCAATTCAAGTATCACAATCagtatgttttatttatatatatactaatatttcattcacaaatATACAgcagtaaaatttattaaaaaaataaaaataaaataaaaataaaaagccaaAGCTCTTGAACACTGATGATAAGGAGAGGAGTACCTGTGGCTGTGAACATACAgcaaattgattaataaagaaaacgCTGAGCTCGATCTTGATCTTGATCTTGGTCTTTACTATTGCAAGAGTTAGTTCAGATTCTGGTGTCGATTAAATTGAGTCATCTGAataagcataattttttttttaatgcttcgtttaatttgaaatatgtgAAAATGCAACGAGGCTTTCTCTAGTCAACCAAAGATATATGAGGGTAAGGAATAGTCCACGTAGCTAAACGCGGAATAATTCTTTTATGATAAACGATGAGCGTACTCGCTGGGACTTTCCCTGCAAAACAAATCTGCTTGACTAGCTTACACATTGAGGGTCCTACTAACTCCCATTGGGATGGAAAGAAAATCCCGTGGAGGCCATCAATACCCGGTGCTTTCATAGGAGGCATACTGAAAATAGTGTTTTTAACTTCTACATCATCCGCATCTTGCCCAAGTGCTTCCATCAAACCCCGTTTCGAATAcgatcatttaattttatacatttacacTACTGCAATTGCAAGAGTGAGTTCATACCTGTGGCTGTGCACGTACGCTGAATTGATTAAGAAAACACGATGCTTGATTTGATCTTGATCTTTAGGTTGATTAAATTGAGACACAGCTATTATCTAGCTCTCCTAGTTGGCGTTTTGTACATGTACCTGAACGAGTATAAATTTTGTCCAAttaattccttcttttttacTGTTCTcattattaagaataaaatgtcATTTCATCATTACACTTTCTACTCACTCAATTATTGGGAGATCAgagttaagtttttttttttttttaattatcattttacgatatgctttttaaaattatttatctcaTGATATGACTGTCCCTGTATCCCGTCTGTCATCTcaatataaattcataaattagtgatatttataattagaaagAAGTTTATTCCTATTGTATACATagagggtgcgtttgggattgaggtgctgtagcttttaagctacagttgctgtgaaaaaaaagctgtaattatgaaacaaaagttaataatatatagtaaatataaattttaaataataattttgataaaaatattaaagatataataaattttatattatacaagtgaaaaatcatatcaacataggTTAAAAGCTATAgcagctagtgtttaccaaacactttaatgctgtaacttttaagctacagctgcccaacctcaatcccaaacgcacccagAAACTTGAACTTGTATGACGCTTATAAGGAGAAGAATGATTTACCATCTGACTTATGAGAGAAAGTTCTCGCCTAAGGAGCTATCAGTAGTTGAACAagatacaaaaatatttatacttcTGTAAAAGCTTGCATTTACTGTTGTGGCTATGAAAACCTGAAGACATGATATCTCAACAAGATACATGAATTGACAACAAAACATATTCTAAGAATGTTTTTATTGTGACTATAAAATAACTCACCATCCAAAACGATATGCTTGTCTGAGCTGTCCTTGCTATATCAGTCATCGTTGGCCAGATACACATTTCACGGCAAGCTCTACAGAAGCTTGCACTTGCTTATGTTTTTCAGAAGATTGAATTGAAAGTTCCCCATGAATTACGGGATCAACGATCTCATCAAACGTGTTACATTCAATATGTTTCTTCACACGATTCTATAACCAATGACGATCTCCAGCTTCATCAACGGAATACAATTTTTGTCCGGTCAAAAGCACAAGCAGCAACACACCAAAACTGAAAACGTCGCATTTCTCACTGTAGTCACCTGTGGTTACATACTCAGTTGCAACGAATCCCATTATTCCTATTGGTATTGTTTTCAACTGATTTTGGGGTAAGAAAAACCAAACCAAtctagaacaataaatttgttattttgaggGGAGATGGGGTACCTCACTGGTTTATTGTGTGTTGGGCGGTGTATTTGAAATTCGTGGGAGGTGAGAAGGGGAGAGAGAGTGGTAACAATGGTGGAAGGTCAGAAACAAGAGAGGTGTCCTTCAAAACGAGCTTCACGCCTGCAAAACAGTGAaatagaggttagaggtgaagccggggtaccccggcgttcacactccgacgctcaagttagcaaactcaagcttttaTGGCAAAGAGAGCTAGTTAGCCCTctgtaaattagggtttaaggttgaagaaaacctCTTTTTTGGAGTGTGAGTGTTTTTGGGCGAATGAGAGCATGATGGAGAATGAAACCTAGGCAcctttatatatggagtacctcagctgccacgtggcgtaccctttttggctaacgtccttttacctttttatgatttttgggcCGTTATGTGCATGTTCGCTGCGTATCTCATCCTTTGGAAACGTGGCGCGCGCTGGAGAGTGGTCCAGGGTACCTCTGCAGTAACTGTCGGGTAGGCGGCTGAGGACCATTGTCCTTGGGACAGtgtccttcacttttggcagAGGTAACAGGCGGCTGTCCCCCCTTTTTGGTATGACGTTCTTGATTCCTAATTCTGACAAAATCGAATAATATCTTTCAAAAGGTGGAGACATTTCTCATGGCAGATATTTTCGGTGGATTCTCTTGCATCCGCTTTGCTGGGTACCTCGAGTTACGTGGGGTACCCCCTATTACGCGGGGTACCCCTATTTGtatggggtacctctattcgtatggggtacctctattcgtatggggtacctctatttgtgcAGGGTACCTCTATTTACACGGGGTACCTCAAGTCATGACGGGCACCTCGGATTGTGCAGGGTACCTCCGATTGTGCTGAAATCATTCCATTGGTTGACACGTGGCACTTTATTGCCTTTCCTATTTTTCCCTCAAACAGGTATTGCATCTTTTATGTGAGTTTCGCCATCTAGAATAGACTCGGCTagtgaaaaatcaaacaatttggCAACATGatcttcatcaaataaaatactcgataatttgatgtttttaaaaacaataggCCGAGGAAACCCAACATGAAGATATGCAAGTGCATTAGCTATCTCCATCGCAATCTTTAACCTATTTGTCAATAGAAAAGGCTCGAAATGTGATGGACGAGGACCATGAATATAATTAGCAAGGATTCCAGTGATACAGATTCAAAAACTAGAATGGGAATTTGAGTCTCTAAGCAACATCCaatcaacattaaaatatttttgtggcTCATTTGTTATGCAAATACAATGTTCCTCAAGCACCATTCGTATGTTAGACCAATAAAACTCATGTTAGGCGCAAATATAAAGGAGTAGGGacaatttagtaattttaggggcatgggtagtttaataattttattcattagtGTTCAGCtataaataagagattatgGAGTCATTTAGGGTTTATGTTGAGTTTTGTCTGGTATTAGGAACCATTAGGAGTTTTGGGAGAAATTGACCTACCTCTCGAATTGTAAgtcaggatttttttttaatttaatcaataaaagctAGCCCTAATTTATCCCTGAGTCCTATCAAAATGGTATCACAACAAGAATCCTGAGGCAATAGCAACGAAGAAGGTGAACGCGCTTGAAGAAAAATAGGAAGCAGAGGTCGGATCGCTCAAGGCTACGATTGATGAGCGATTCAACACCGTTCAACAACAATTTTCATCTCTTGAAGCCATGTTGCTGAAATTGATGGAACTCCACCTCAACCCACCTCCGGCAGCATCGAGGGGCCATGGCGGTGTGGCAGGAGAAAGATCCGAGGTTACGAAACTCGTGGTAGGCGGCGGTGCAGAAATTGGGGTGACCGGGCTAGGCAACTCGGGAGCGTTTTGGGGTGAGGCACAACCTGGACAGGGATGATTTGTGTCTGAACATGCTGGATTTAGGGCAATAGGCTGGGATGAGGGGTTTCTGGTGAGAAAGGGAGCGGTTATGGCCGAAATACGACTGGGGAAGGGATTCCAGCCCACTATGGAGCTGGGCAAGGAGAATTTTGCACTGGATCTTCGGGATTTACAAAGACCGAAGTAGATTTAGGAGGTTGGAGACCTCCGATGGCACAAAATTGGGCGGGTCAGACTCAATTTGGAGTGGATTCTAGGGTAAGGAAACTGAAAATGCCTATTTTTAAGGCGGGGATGCCTATGGATGGGTGTATAGGGTAGAGCGCTATTTCGCCATTAATGGACTCTcagaaggggaaaaaatgaTGGCAGCGGCATTATGCTTGGAGGGAAAGGCCCTTGCGTGGTTTCAATGGCAAGAACAATGACAAACAATGAGGTCGTGGGGTGAATTTAAGGATCGGTTGTTGGAGAGGTTTCGGGCCACTCAAAAGGGAGATTTGCATGAATAGTTTTTTGCTCTGACCAAGGAGAGAACAATTATGGAGTATAGGGAGAAGTTTGAGTTGTTATCAAAGCGTCTAGAGGGACTTCCAGAGGCGGTGTTAGAAGGGAATTTTATAAAGGGACTGAAGCCAGAAATTCAAGCCTCGCTATGCTTGCTAAGGCTGAGAGGGTTAGGGGAGTCAATGGAGTTGGCACAAATGATTGAGGATAAGAACACAATAGAACGAGTTAATATGAACAGTTCAATTGGtttttcatatcaaaacaGCACACCATTGGTAAGACAGAAAACCCAGACTTTAGTGTTTTAGCGAGAGTTCCAAAGTACACCACCAGGAGGCCAGAAAATACAAACGATGGGTTTACATAAAGATTCCCAAAGGGATCGAGTTAGTGGGGCACGACTAGGGGTGATTTTCAAATGCCTTACGGAGACAAAGATTCAAGATAAGAGGGCAAAGGGGTTGTGTTTTCGAAGTGATGAGAAATTTTCACTGGGGCATCGATGCAAGGATAAATCACTACAAGTCCTGACTGTGTGTGATGAGGAGGAAGCTGAGGAAGAAGAGACAGTAGTTTCCTAGATTTCACCTTGAGGACAAGGTGTCTTTTTGGGAGGGGAGTAGTGTTAGACCAATAAAACTCATGTTAGGTGCAATATAAAGGGGTATGGacaatttagtaattttaggAGTAGGGgcagtttaataattttattaattagaattcagctataaataagagattatgAAGTCATTTAGGGTTTATGTTAAGTTTGTTTGGTATTAGAAATCATTAGGAGTTTTGGGAGAGATTGACCTACCTCTTGAATTGTAGGTCagaattgtttgttttcttttgatttaatcaataaaagccAGCCCTAATTTGGCCATAAGTCCTATCATCATatgcataatatttttcattgttttgaaACTTCATAACAGACATTGGGCAGCCATGTAAGAAAGCACTGTACAGTTGATATACAAAGCCTTGTGTTTTAACTCTTTGCAAGTCATAATTGTTTGTAGCTATCTTGAGCTCGTCAGCAGAGAAGCTTAGGATATGATTGCCATTCCTCATaacacatttttctttatcttcctTCTCCGAATTCTTCATAGCTTCCAAACATGAATTCATGATCTATAGTTCTAAAAACCCGggaaataatttcaatttattcaaCAATGAAAACAAAGGATTTTAAGAACATTAAAGGAAATGTTACACAAAGGGAGATTTTACGTGTACCTGCAGATGGTCAATTAAgattgaagataaaaaaaatagagaagcTCTTGATCCCTGTGGCagaataaatataagaaaaaagtttCCACTTCTGAGTACGGAAGTAATTTTGTCCATGAATTATACAATTAAAGTAAGAGACTCGACTTTACAGAGTTGAGGCATTCATTCTTTTATCCaagaaaataaacatgaaagCTTACAAGTGACAAACCATCCATCAACGATTTTGGATTCAAGCTTTCAATAAGACAGATACATTTGTCTAAGTTGTTTTGCCACATCAATCATTGTTGACCTTTCTTTTGGTGATTCAGAGACACATTTAAAGGCAAAATCTAAATAAGCCTACAGCGGTTGctcttttattgttattgagCATAATCCCTCTTTAATAATCATAGGATCAACCATTTCATTCAACCCATCTTCTTCAACATATTTCTTCAGAAGACCCCATAAGTAATTTTCaatgccaagccttttatcgCATCAGAAAGAAGTTATCTTCTGCCCAGTCAAAAGATCAAGTAGCAACATACCAAAACTATGAACATCATACGTCTCATTGCACTTAGCTTCAAGCAAAACCTTAAGGTGATATATATCCCCTTGTCTCAGCTATTTGAAAATCCACATGAGTTTCACCTTTTGGAATAGACACAAATagtgaaaaatcaaacagTTTAGCAACATTTTGCTCATCAAAGAATATTCTCCATTGCGTCGCACTCATAAAAATGATGGGTCTGGCAAATCCTGCATGGGGATATGCAACTGCATTGGCTAATTCCATTGCAACCTTCAACCTAAATCTGAATGGTAGAGGCTCAAAATTATGTCTACGGTGTCTATATATGCGATCAGCAAGGGTACCGAGCTCAATGGATTCAAAAACTAGAATAGGAATCTGAGTCTCCAAACAACATCCGAtcaacttaaaatatttttgtgacTCATTTGTGATCCAAATACTATGTTATTGAAACAAAACTTGTATTGATTATCACTGTTGTAATTCTCCCCAAACTTCAAAATAGAAACTGCACGAGCATTCAAGACACCTTTGTACAATATATAGCCACTCTCTTGGATTATAATTCTCTCTCTATCGTAGTTGTTTGTAGCTGTTGTGAGCTCTTGGAAGGAGAAGTCACGAATAGGATTATAGTTATCGTTAGAAGAGGCAATCAATTTTTCTAGTAGTACTTTGTTACTCATCGACTTAACAGTTGACTTGTCTGCCTTTCCCGAGGACTTGCTTTTTCCCAAACACAAACCCATCCAAGATCTAAGTCtaatcaataaattcttaCAAACCCATTAAAATAATTCCTCTCTCACTTTACTAAACTGTACATTGAACAAATATTCTAAGTGTTTATTAACTAGACCACTAAAAGTAATAGTATTTTCAAGGGCACTATGAGATGtactaaaaattaagaacGAAAAATAAAGCAGAGGACTTGGAGAAGAGAATGTACCTCAGTTCGGATCGATGACAGATTTGGGGTATTGAGATAGAGAAAATGCAACGGAGAGAGCTTAGTGTCACGGGATGAGTGTTTTGCGCAACGAACCCGTACGGCACTTAGACAACCTTTGCCGa contains:
- the LOC127902584 gene encoding non-functional pseudokinase ZRK2-like isoform X2 yields the protein MERLISVMKFDESLPDSVYKYSINNIVYAAQIDHKHILKLIGCCLETPIPILVFEYGEYRTLPERICNYRDPQLRPQFEPLRLKHRLKMAIDIAHALAYLHVGFPRPIVFRHFIPSRILFNEENVAKLFDFSLSISIPEGKTHVTHRGMGIWELCAPDYKKIYVFNETLVINEKYDVYTFGTVLLERLTGQGARDLLLTHGSVRHLIEYLNNYLENNRFTEIADPIIVQDLSCTGKEHQLQACARLTLECLNESPVYRPTMVDVVKRLRQIYCSLTCR
- the LOC127902584 gene encoding serine/threonine-protein kinase ZRK1-like isoform X1 codes for the protein MGSILRKFKDRADKRTLMVRNGATVLKELIASSHGKYNPYRIFSAKELEIATNNYDERKVIKQCDFYITKLYMGFWQERLISVMKFDESLPDSVYKYSINNIVYAAQIDHKHILKLIGCCLETPIPILVFEYGEYRTLPERICNYRDPQLRPQFEPLRLKHRLKMAIDIAHALAYLHVGFPRPIVFRHFIPSRILFNEENVAKLFDFSLSISIPEGKTHVTHRGMGIWELCAPDYKKIYVFNETLVINEKYDVYTFGTVLLERLTGQGARDLLLTHGSVRHLIEYLNNYLENNRFTEIADPIIVQDLSCTGKEHQLQACARLTLECLNESPVYRPTMVDVVKRLRQIYCSLTCR